The genomic stretch AAAGCCGACTTGGCTGTCCATCTATGTTGGCATTAATGACACTTGGCGCCGTTATGATAGCAATAATCCACTCAGCACCGAAGAGTACTATACAACCTATCGTCGCCTGCTTCATCAGGCTAAGGAGCAGTTGAACGCTAACCTTATTTTAGTCGAGCCGTTCGTACTGCCTGTGAATGATAGTCAGAAGCAATGGCGTGAAGATCTTGATCCGAAGATTCAAGCCCTTCGCGAGCTTGCAGGAGAATTCAGAACACTTTACGTTCCGCTTGATGGCTTATTCGCTCAGGCTGCCGCGCAGACGGGCTCTGCTTACTGGGCACCTGATGGTGTTCATCCGTCCCCTGCCGGCGCTGCTCTCATTGCAGAGGCATGGCTGCAGGCAGTTAAGGCTTAATCTTAATAAGACCATCTATTAATATAGAGATAGTATGGCGAAATGATCTTTCCTATATTTTAAAAAGATAACCAAAAGGAGCTGTCCTCCAGGCAAATACATCCCCGCCTGAAGGACAGCTCCTTCGTTTGTTTACTTCTGCTTTATTGATCTGCCGGGTAACGCAAGCCCCATTGCTTTCTAATCGTATCGAGTGTGCTCATGATATCCAGCGTCTCACTCAGCGGGATAACAGAACTCTCGGTTCTGCCCTCACGCAGCGCCTTCATTGCTTCCTCTGCTTCGAATGCATACCCCTCAGCTTTGCGGTCATCAACGAAGGACTCAGCCTCTGCATCCTTCACATGAAGCGAAGCCGACTTACCAAACAAGAAATTCGGCACATGAATATACCCTTTTGTTCCATAAATATAAGCATCACTAACCATACCGAGCTGAACAGCTCCATTCAATGCTGCTGTACGACCGCCCTCATATTCGAACAATAGCGAAAACTGCTCATCCACGCCGGTCTTGCCAATACGAGCAGTGCTCATAATTTTTGTAGGCGCCGCGCCATAAATTAAGGATGCGAAGGATACTGGATAAATCCCTGCATCAAGAAGAGCTCCTCCACCTAATGCGGGATCTAGCAAACGGCTCTCAGGCGCCCATCCGATATCAAAGCCAAAATCAGCCTTCAACAAACGAACCTCACCTATTTTATCATCTGCCAGCCACTCCATTACTTTACGAATTGGAGGCAAGAACCGCGTCCACATCGCTTCCATTAGAAATACTTGTTTCTCTCTTGCCAAATCTATGATTTCCTTTGCTTCTGCCGCATTCATCGTAAATGGCTTCTCGCAAAGTACCGCTTTACCCGCACGCAACAATTCGAGCACATTCTCCTTATGTATCGGATGCAGTGTTCCAACATACACGATGTCGACATCAGAATCATGAGCCAGCTCTTCCACACTGCCATAAGCTCGCGGAATATTAAACTGCTTTGCGAAGTTCTCCGCCTTCTCTAGACTTCTTCCTCCAACAGCAGTCAGCTCTGCGCCTTCAGCATAGGCCAAATCAGCTGCGAACTTTGAGGAAATCCAACCCGGCCCCAATATTCCCCACTTAATTGTTTTAACTGACATGAATTCATTCACTCCCTCAAATAAAATAATAAAAAATAGTGCTCAACCATAATTATACAAGCATTTACAATTGAAAAGCTAATAAAGGATAACTGAAAACGAATGGCAAGCGGCAGCTTGTCCTTAATTGCTTCGGCTTCCGCCGCACCAGTTTAGCGCATTTTCAATGGCAATCTCGTATTCCGGCAGCTGCAGTACGTGTAAAAAATGTCCCGGTGTAAGCACACAAACACGGCCCTCGCCCTTCTCTCTTAGCCAGCCGGCAGGCTGAATGCCATACTCAGAATGAGAGGTCATAAAAACCTGAATACGCTCTTCAAGCGTCTCCACAAAATAATGCTCGTCATGAACAGTAAAGCCCTGTACAGCAGCACCGCCAAGCGCCGACTGATCGGTATAAGCAATCGCAACGGGACAAGCCTCTGGGTGATGCTCGAACACTCCGCCAATAAGCTCGTAGAAGATAGGCTCATTGCGGTATCCTACCGTACCAGAATGTAGAACAAGAAGCCCATTTCCTTGCTCAACATAGCTTTGAAAATAGTGCTGGATCTCTTCCGTAAGCCATGGCGTTTGGTCAGTCGCTGAGATTTGATTCGATTTTGCCAAAATAATAACATCCTGCTGCTCCATCCATGACGGAGACCACTCCGAAGCATGCTGATTATAATCCAATTGAAAGCCTTGCCTAGTTAAATGCTTCAGACCCTCTATAATGTTCTTTCCTGGATGCCAATAGTCATCACATATTACTCCAATCTTCATATTGTTCATCTCCTAGCTGCTGTTTGTAATGCTTCATCTATTTCATTATAAACGTTTCAGCTGTATAACGCTTTCATAATGAAAAATAACACTTCGGATGAAATGGCTGACGAAGCGTATTCGTCGATGAATTTTAGCGTTAGATTCAGACGCCGTGCTCCTCCGCATTCGCTCCGTCCGCACGGACTGCCCCTCCTGACCTCTTGCATGCCATGCAAGAGGTCCCCCAGCTGAGCTAAGCCCCCGTGATAATTGTAAAATTCAGGTATTCATTTTTTCTTGAGGTGTGTAACTAACCAGCTCGTACTCGTGCTAGCAAACCAATCTTGTACTCACGCATTATAGCTCGCCGTTTCAGCTCATTTCCAGCCGTCTTGTCTCCATTGTTGGCAACTATGCTGCAAATGCGCAGGAAAGTCTACTTTATTGGCTGTCACGGGCAGAGCTCTTGCTGCCCTCCTCCAATCCTCCCTTCTCCTACTCCAAGCGCTAAAGCTATCCTGCACTTTTGCAGTAACTTCGTGCTTTTGGGACGCTCTAACTAACCTATCCTGCACTCACGCATGATAGCTCATCGTTTCAGCTCATCTACAGCCATCTGATCTCCATTGTTGGCAGCTATCCTGCTTACGTACAGGATAGCTGCGCTAATCCATTAAATAGAGTAGGCTACCCTGCAATTGTGCAGGATAGCCTGCTACTACTCATTCTTATTATTGACTGCCACAGCAAAGCTCGTGCTGCTGCCGCAGCATCATTATCAACAGGTTCGGAGAATGCATAGTTTCCTACATAAGAACAAAATCACCTACGGTGAATTTACGTACTAGCCGACGGTTACTTCTCCGCCGGCTCTTTCTTCCTCACCAAGTCTCCGTTACACTCCGGGCATACGAACACAGGACTCTCCTCAGGTCCTAATTCATAAGAACACTCTCCTACGATGAAATCAGGCACAGGATCTAAACATCCGCAATCTACGCAAACATAATCGATAAAGACTTCTTCCTCCTCATCATCAAAGGAAAATAGTTCAACAGCTTCTTCCTTTTCGCTATCCTGTTTCTTGCCTTTCCTTTCGTTCATTAGCCCGAACCCCCCATTTCTTCTTATACGCTCGTTCACTTTCCTCATCATAATAATAAATTCGCCCATAGTCTGCATGCCAAATAACCACAAGCAACATGGTTTGTTTGCAGCAGGGACAGGCGATCGGATCCCGTTCATAAGTCTCCAACATCCGCTGACGGTACGTCTTTCTTCTCTTTTCCTTCGGCGGGAACGTCATTTCAATCTGTTTATGGACCATGTACCGCCATAAGTTAATGATCTTTTGCGACTCCTTATTCTTACTTCTGCTGTACAGGCCATACCTGCCTACCATTCGAAAATGCTTCGGCGGGATATGCTGCACCAGGGCATAAATGAATTTCATGACAGGGGCTACGACATCGATCCTCTTTCCTGTCTGATGATCTTCGTACCAGTAATGTACCGTATGGTAGTCATACTTTATAATGCGATACTCTGCGATTGCCGGACGAGCCAGATAACGTCCAATATACTTGGCCGCTCCACGGGCATCCTTCATTCGTTGTTCTGCGTTGACATAAAATCCATGCTTGTACCGACTGTACAGTTGGTTTACCAACGTTTTTACCTTCGCATCGCCAGGATGCCACTTCAACATTAAATCCATAAGTAGCTTCTGCCATGACTTTCTCAAGTAGGTAAAAGAAATATACTCCACACTCTTCCACTGCTTATGGCAATCTAACGCACCTTCCGTAACCAGGGCATGAATATGCGGATTAAACTTTAGATCCCTTCCAAACGTATGAATGACCGTAATGACGCCCACGTCATACTGTTTGCTCTTATTTTTACGCCGATAGTAATATTGGATGACCTTCGCCACTTCTTTACTAAGCTCGTTCAAACGACTCCGATCCTCAAAGAAGTATTTCCTCAACTCTTTTGGTACCGTAAACACGGTATGACGATGGGGGACATTCAGGATTCGCTCCTGTTGCTTTTCTGCCCAGTCATCGGTGTATTTCTTTCCGCATCCATGACAAAACCGACTCTTACAAGTAAAACAGATAATGACCGGTTCCGGTTTTCCCTCCGTACAACCCATACATTCATATCTCGCGTAACCCATATCCTTCGTGCCGCATCGCGTTGCCTTGTTTACGGCTTCCGGTATCGCTTTCTGCAGTTCTTCCGGGAATAGATTCGCATGAAGTTCCCAAAACCCATGAAAATGATCCTTCAAGATCTGTTTCACGATCCCTCGTTTCTTCCATGTTTCTCGCTTCTCCATAACGATCCCCCCCTATTTATTTTTTCGACTCGATTATCCACATTTTTTAGCATCGCATAATTTCCTAAACAATGAAAAAACCAGCTGCAGAGCTGCAGCTGATTTTCGTCGCTTGCTGAAACCATTTTCTCGCGCAGCGACCAAAACATAAATGTTTAGTTCAACTTAGATATATTGTTTTAAGTTCCGAAGGCTAATCGCTAAGCTTTCAAACGGATCGCGTCTGCATACGTCCTGCTCGACCACGTACCATTCCACGCCTGTTTCACGGCAAGCTTCAATAATTACCTTAAAGTTGAGATTGCCTTCGCCAATCTCAGCGAATACTTGCTGATGATCGATAATTTCCAAGTCCTTTAGATGAACAACGCCCATACGCCCTTTCACCTGATGAATAGCTTCAACTGGATTAACTCCACCGACATGCACCCAATAGGTATCGAGCTCAAAGCCAAAGGCAGATGGATCGCTCTCTTCCCTCAAAATATCCATACCTGTTTTCCCATCATATTTTTGGAACTCAAATTGATGGTTATGATAAATGAACTGCAAATCATGCTCCTTCAGTCTTTTGCCAACCTCAGAAGCCTTCTTAGCGAATTCTGCATAGCCTTCACCGCTGCTCCGATATTCCTCCGGTAAGCCTCCAATGCCTACATAAGAGCAGTTCCAAAGCTTATGCTTCTCCACATTTTGCTCAAAATCATTCAGCAACGAATCAAAGCCCACATGCGTTGCACAAATACGAAGCCCTGCAGCATCAGCTAGCTCCTTTACTCTTTCTGGTGCAATTGGACCTATGCCCGAGACTTGGACTGCTTCATAGCCTATTTCCTTTACCTTCAGCAGCGTCTGCTCCAAATCCGCCTCGGTCTTGCAAAAATCTCTTAGCGTATACAGCTGAACAGCAATCGTAGATAAATTCATATATTCTCCGCCTTTTTTTATAAAGTGTGAATCCGCTTTCAGAAACGTTAGCTCCATTGTAGCACTAAGGATGAAAACGCCACTTTACTGAGATTAGCTAAGCTAGGCTGTGATTTGATTGTGATTGTCCAAAATGAGAATTTAAGCTCAATGAAATGGAAAAAGCGCAAGCGAGCATGCTGCACCCTCGTGCAGGCATCTCCTCTTGCGCTTCATTCCTTGAGCCTCTGTTAGCCCTCGATCAGCTTCTTATAAGCATCCATTTGACGTTGAAGCTCTGCCAGTACCTTATCATAGCCAGCCGTTTTCAGCTTGCTGCGGAATTGCTCGACGGCTTTAGCTGGGTCGCTTACTTTTCCGTACGTAATCGCAGGCCCTAGCTCGCCCGTAACCTGTGTAATAGCCGTAAGCTCTGCTTCAACCGGCGTTTTATCAAATACGAATTGACCATAAGGATACGGTTTTTTAATTTTATCGTATTCTGCATAAAGCGTCTCCTCGAGCTGATCCCAAGTCGTTATGCTCGGAATTTCGAATTTATCGACACGTCCGCCCCAGAAGTTAGCAGAGAAGGAATCCTTCACTTCGTCATAGCCTGCAGGCTGTACGCGCTTGCCGTCTTTAATTTCATATTGTACCCCTTCTAAACCATAGCTGATGAGCTGATAAATTTGTTTATCATTGCGAATCAAATCGTACGCCATCAGTGCCCGCTCTGGGTTTTTACTATGTGCGCCAACTGATGTACCGCCATGTGTAATCGACAGCTCCGTCAGGTTGTTGCCGCCCGTCCGTGCGAATGGGAACATTTGCAGCTCTGAGCCTGGCTGATCCTTATCCATCTGTACGCGAAGTCCGCCGAAGGTTTGGGTATGATGCTGATCCATACCGGATAATCCAGCGCGCAGTGAGGCACGGTTATCATTTTTGTTGTTCAGGACATCCTCGCGCCAGTAGCCTTTATCCGCCCATTCTTTCATTTGGTTAGCAAATCTCAGAAACGTATCCTCGAATATTGGACTGACAACCGTAAACTTCTCATCAAACGATTTGGTCGTATAGACCGGCAAATAACCAGTCGAGATCGGAAGCTCCAACTCATCGGTATAGGATGACGCATAGCCGCCCCAAATGCTTGTTGATGCAACCGCATCCCATGGTACGACGCCTTCTTTATTATCCTTCACATACTGCAGATATTTACCAATGCCTTCCCAATCTTGGATTGGTGCGGTTATACCCGCTTCCTTCGCCCAGTCTCCGCGGTAGAAGAAGCCGTGGTTGACCCACTGCGTATAATCATTTTCTGGAATCAGGACGATATCCCCATTATATCTGCTCTCCGCCCAATCCTCTTCCGGAATCGAATTCCACGTTTGCGGCGCGTACTCCGGCAGCAAATCATTCAGATTCATGAATGCGCCGCGCTGCGCGTTGCCCCATGTATCGAGCCAGTCCGTACCAATGTTAATCAAATCAATGGGTTCCCCGGATGCGAGCAGCAGGTTGTATTTCGTTTGCCAATCCGCCCACTCGACCCATTTCCATTCCAGCTCCGCATTAATCTTTTCCTTCATAATTTTGTTAACCTCTGCGAGTACCTTCTCGAATTGGCCGTTTGTCGGCTTATCGCCGAGAACGACGTGACTAATCTTAACGAACTTGGACGTATCGGCTCCTTTATTGTCGGTGGCCTGATTCGTGCTTCCCTTCCCCTCGTTTTTACCTCCCTCATTTTTAGTGCCTTTGTTTGCCCCGTTGTTGCTCCCTGAACAAGCAGCAAGACTTATGATCATCATGATTGCAATTAGCAAAGCGGAAACCTTCTTGAAATTAGACATCGCAATTCTCCCCTTTGTTTTCATAAATCGGGCATCGCCCGTTATGTGAAGAGACCGGTTATCGGCCCCCGGCACATCAGCCTTTTACAGCACCAACTGTAATCCCTTTAATGAAATAACGCTGAACGAATGGGTAGAAAAAAATAACAGGTCCGGTGGCAACTACGGCAGTTGCCATCTTCATCGATTCCAGCGGTACATCCCGAAGCTCAACATTAGAGGCTGCAGCTGAATTACGAACATATTCAGCAGATGTCACCACTTTGTACAAGAACAGCTGGAGCGGACGATACTTCATATCGGGGGATAGGAACAGCATGGAGTTATACCATTCATTCCAATAGCCTAGGGCAATAAACAAACCAATGGTCGCTAAAGCAGGTGTCGTCATCGGGAGAATCAGCTTTAGAAAAATCGTGAAGTCGCCTGCTCCATCAATTTTAGCAGATTCGGTAATGGCATGAGGGATCGAACGCACAAAGCTCTTCATCATAATAATCAAGAATGGACTAAGCAATCCCGGGAGCAGCACAGCCAAATAATTATCCCTCAGGCTTAAGTACTGCGTCATAAGCAGATAGAACGGAACAAGCCCGCCGGAAAATAATGTCGTGAAATAAATGAAAAACGATATGCTGTTGCGATAGCCAAAGTCAGGACGCTGTAGCGCATAACCAGTCATCGCAACGATGAAGAGTCCAACGACTGTTCCAACGATTGTAATTCCTAATGTTACGATATAAGAGCCGATGATGAGATCGGGATTCTCAAATACAATTTTGTAGGCAAAGGTGCTGAATTCACGCGGCCAAATGTTAAAACCATGCTTCTTTATCGAGCTCTCTGAGGTGAACGAGGTGCCAAGGACAAGCAGGAAGGGCAATAAGCAGCATAAAGCAAAAAGTGATATGAAGAGATAGCCAAAGCCCTTGACGATCATACCGCTGACATCAGTTCGAATACTGCGTGATTCTTCTGTTTTTTCCATCGTTGACACCTCCTAAAATAACGAGTTTTCGGGTGAGGTCTTCTTTACGAGCCAGTTGGCGCTTAATACCACAAAGAAACCAAATACGGATTGATAAAGACTTACAGCACTGCCGATTGAAAAGTTGAAATTCGTCATGAGAGCGCGGAATACATACGTTTCAATAATATCCGTCGTCGGGTACAAGGCCGTATTATTAGCGCCTACCAAGTTGAAAAACAACCCAAAGTTCCCTTTCAGAATACCGCCTAGCGAAAACAGCATCAGGATGATGAAGGTTGGCTTAAGCCACGGAAGCACGATATACAAAATGCGTTGAAACGCATTGGCACCATCGATTTCTGAAGCTTCAATAATCTCATTATCAAGGCCCATAATCGCTGCAAAATAGATGATGGAGCCATAACCTGTCGACTGCCAAAGGTAGGTCAGTACGATAATAAACGGCCATATTTTCGGATCGGAGTACGTCTTGACAGGCTCCATGCCAAACGATTGCAAAATACCGTTCAGCAAGCCGTAATCGTAGCTTAAAATATTGTAGGCAATCAGTCCAATCAGAACGGCGGATATAAAATGCGGGAGGAACATTAACGTTTGTGTTATTTTTTTGAACCATTTCCGGCGAATTTCGTTAAGCAGAATAGCTACAAAGATTTGCAGCACATTTCCGAGTACGATAAATACCAAATTATAGGCAACGGTATTGAATGAGAGGCGCCATAGATCACCATTAATGACAAGAAAGCGAAAGTTTTCAAAGGCGACAAACGGGCTTTTGAAGATGCCATCGGAATAATTGTAGTTAATAAACGCAAGATACAAGCCCGGCATTGGAAGATAGGCAAAAATGAAAAAAGAGACAATGGCGGGCACGCACATGAGAAGCAGTGTTTTATTGTTCCAAAATCGTCTAAGCTTGCCGCCATCCATTCGCTGAAGTTTTTTCTGTGGCTCCCTTTCGACCATGGTCGTTTCCATCCTAAATCCCCCTCGTAGTCACAAGCTAGACGGATATGAATTGTATAGCCTCCAAGCGTCCTTGCTTCTCCCGGTCAACGGCCTCCAGTAGAATAGACAATTCGCCCTTTTCGCCCTCAAACCAAGCTCCCGGCAAATAGAAGGAATCGGGACTTCCGCCTGTAAGCACCGGCCGATTCGAATCACTCAGAAGCCATAGGCGCCCTACAATTTGCCCCTCCAAAAATACGGTCAGCTTAAGACCGGAGCCCACTACCCGCGCTCGCCAGCCTGCTCCCGCTTCCGAATTCCGCGTTGAAGCATACAGCCATGCGACTTCTCCTGGCTCCAATGAAACCGGCAGCTCTATCGATTGTGTATGTGCACGCTGTGATACCGCATGCGCGAGAAGCTCATTCTCCTCTGCACTGGTAATGGACCAATCACCAGCCTTATTGCCTTCATACAGATACACCTGCCCTGAGGGCAGAGCGAGCACGCGTTCGACAAATACGGTAAGCTCTACCGTTTCCCCAGCAGACACATGCTCCGAAATATCAACATAAGGATCAAGCGGATGTACGGCTCCAATTTTCTTGCCATTGACAAACAGTGTCGCCAGTGACTGAATGCCCTCGAAATGCAGCGTCCAGGAGCTGGCCGTTTCTGATGCATGGAAGCTTTTGCGGTAATACTCGAATGCCGGATGATCCGGCGACATCCAGCCTCCAAAGCTGACGATCGGCCACATACGGCAATCAGGCCTTTCAACAAGCTCCTTACGCAGCACTCGATCCGAAGCCCGGTAGACGCTCCAATTGCGGCTCAGATTGTGGCGCTCCGTTATAGCTGAAATTCCTGTCAGCCCCTTCATCGCGTGCAATCGCAGTCCCGGGAGCCTGGCATCATCAAAATTTGAATGCCCCCAAATCTCTACTCGTGCTAGGATGTCCCCGCTTGCTAAATCGCTATCCAGCTTTAGGAAGGAGCTCCCTCCCCCTGGAGCAACGGTACCGACATAGCGGCCAGCGCCGTAGAGTGAAACGACATCACTGCCCTGCCTTATCAGCAGTCCATCTACCCTATTGTCCTCCGGCAGCTGTACCTTTGCTTCATACCATGCGAATCCTCGGTAAATGCCTGCCTGCTCCAAATAATCCGCTTCTTCTGCTGTCAATCGCTCGGTCCCAGAAGGTGACTGCCCCGTCATTGCTTCCGCAGCAGCAAAGACGCTCAGACGCCAATCGCTTGCTGCCTCCTCTATACCTTCCTCGTATTGCAACGGCTCCCCGTGCTGCAGCAGATCGTTATCTTCATCTACGCCATCAATATAAAGCGCTTTCAATCTGCTAGTAATGAATAGCTTAAGCTTGCGTGCATCGGGCGTAATGATGGTGATACAGCTATCCTCCACGCCATCGAAGCTGATAGTAAGCTTTCCTTCGCCTGCCACCGCTACCGCATTATTAACCTGCACATCAAGCGGCTCTCCGAGCGCTAAACTAATTTTCCCGTCACCCTCACTATGAAAGACAAGACTTGCTCCCGCGCTGGTTTGCTTCACTAGAAACAGCTCTACAGTGGCGCTCTCCAGTATGCCCGTGCTGCCCCATATGGCAAGAGGCACTTGATAAGGGAGCGCTAGAGAACGTCCTCCTTTAAGCGTAAAAGCAGCTGCAGCTGTCGCCTTGGGAGCGTCTCTGCTAACGATCGACACCTCTTTATCCCGCTCATCCAAATTTGTAACGAACAGCAGGGTGCCTCCGCCATTTAGCTGCAAGGCATAGGGTCCAGCTACCCTTTCACTGTCTCCAGCAATAGCCCATTCCGCCGATACATCTTTCTCGGACGCAGCCTGCGCAAGTGGAGCGCCATAGGCTGCGATCAGCCGACCAAGCAGTCTTCCCTCATACGCTTCCCCACGGATATGCCCCTCCGGAGAAATCATGCCTCCGAAATCATAATCCGAAGTCATAAATGCGAGCGGCTTGCCCCAGTTGTTCGTCGCATTCGTAAAGCCAAAATCTGTGCCTGACACTTGAAGATACGGTCCAAGAAGCTTAGTCCCGCAAGAGAGCAGTCTGCGCAGCAGATAATGTGATCGGTTCGTTTCCGTCACTAGCAGCGGATAACCCAGCTCCTCTACAATTCCCTTGTAATGAAGCACCTTCTGCTCAAATTGATCCTCACGATTATCCGGATAAAAATTGCATGTCGGTACGACGCTGTCCGCAAGTCCAGAGGCTTGCAGCAAGCCGCCTTGGCCTGCACAGGCGAAGAGCGGAACCGTAATGCCATGCTTTAAAGCCATATCGCGCAGTGCGCTTATATATCCTTTGGGGTCCTGACAATCATAGAAATCAAGCTCATTATCGAGCTGAACACCGATCACTGTCCCCCCTTCTCCCAATTGGCTTGCCTTCAGCAAAGGCAGAATGCGATCAAACCATTTGGAAACATAACCTAAGTAGTCAGCATCATTATCCCGAAGCTTCAATCCCTTCGTCAGCAGATAAGCAGGCAATGCTCCTCCGTCCCACTCAGAGCAAATATAAGGTCCCGGCCTCGCCACTACATACAAGCCTGTCTCTGCCGCGGCTGCAAGGAAAGCAGCAGCATCCTTCTCCCCGCTGAAATCCCAATTTCCTTCAGCTGTCTCATGGTAGTTCCAAGGAAAATAAACATCGATGCTGTTATAGCCGAATGCTTTGAGCTGCTCCATCCGCTCCTGCCAAAGCG from Paenibacillus sp. FSL H8-0548 encodes the following:
- a CDS encoding transposase, translating into MEKRETWKKRGIVKQILKDHFHGFWELHANLFPEELQKAIPEAVNKATRCGTKDMGYARYECMGCTEGKPEPVIICFTCKSRFCHGCGKKYTDDWAEKQQERILNVPHRHTVFTVPKELRKYFFEDRSRLNELSKEVAKVIQYYYRRKNKSKQYDVGVITVIHTFGRDLKFNPHIHALVTEGALDCHKQWKSVEYISFTYLRKSWQKLLMDLMLKWHPGDAKVKTLVNQLYSRYKHGFYVNAEQRMKDARGAAKYIGRYLARPAIAEYRIIKYDYHTVHYWYEDHQTGKRIDVVAPVMKFIYALVQHIPPKHFRMVGRYGLYSRSKNKESQKIINLWRYMVHKQIEMTFPPKEKRRKTYRQRMLETYERDPIACPCCKQTMLLVVIWHADYGRIYYYDEESERAYKKKWGVRANERKERQETG
- a CDS encoding carbohydrate ABC transporter permease, which produces MEKTEESRSIRTDVSGMIVKGFGYLFISLFALCCLLPFLLVLGTSFTSESSIKKHGFNIWPREFSTFAYKIVFENPDLIIGSYIVTLGITIVGTVVGLFIVAMTGYALQRPDFGYRNSISFFIYFTTLFSGGLVPFYLLMTQYLSLRDNYLAVLLPGLLSPFLIIMMKSFVRSIPHAITESAKIDGAGDFTIFLKLILPMTTPALATIGLFIALGYWNEWYNSMLFLSPDMKYRPLQLFLYKVVTSAEYVRNSAAASNVELRDVPLESMKMATAVVATGPVIFFYPFVQRYFIKGITVGAVKG
- a CDS encoding ABC transporter permease subunit, with the protein product METTMVEREPQKKLQRMDGGKLRRFWNNKTLLLMCVPAIVSFFIFAYLPMPGLYLAFINYNYSDGIFKSPFVAFENFRFLVINGDLWRLSFNTVAYNLVFIVLGNVLQIFVAILLNEIRRKWFKKITQTLMFLPHFISAVLIGLIAYNILSYDYGLLNGILQSFGMEPVKTYSDPKIWPFIIVLTYLWQSTGYGSIIYFAAIMGLDNEIIEASEIDGANAFQRILYIVLPWLKPTFIILMLFSLGGILKGNFGLFFNLVGANNTALYPTTDIIETYVFRALMTNFNFSIGSAVSLYQSVFGFFVVLSANWLVKKTSPENSLF
- a CDS encoding Gfo/Idh/MocA family oxidoreductase, with product MSVKTIKWGILGPGWISSKFAADLAYAEGAELTAVGGRSLEKAENFAKQFNIPRAYGSVEELAHDSDVDIVYVGTLHPIHKENVLELLRAGKAVLCEKPFTMNAAEAKEIIDLAREKQVFLMEAMWTRFLPPIRKVMEWLADDKIGEVRLLKADFGFDIGWAPESRLLDPALGGGALLDAGIYPVSFASLIYGAAPTKIMSTARIGKTGVDEQFSLLFEYEGGRTAALNGAVQLGMVSDAYIYGTKGYIHVPNFLFGKSASLHVKDAEAESFVDDRKAEGYAFEAEEAMKALREGRTESSVIPLSETLDIMSTLDTIRKQWGLRYPADQ
- a CDS encoding ThuA domain-containing protein; the encoded protein is MKIGVICDDYWHPGKNIIEGLKHLTRQGFQLDYNQHASEWSPSWMEQQDVIILAKSNQISATDQTPWLTEEIQHYFQSYVEQGNGLLVLHSGTVGYRNEPIFYELIGGVFEHHPEACPVAIAYTDQSALGGAAVQGFTVHDEHYFVETLEERIQVFMTSHSEYGIQPAGWLREKGEGRVCVLTPGHFLHVLQLPEYEIAIENALNWCGGSRSN
- a CDS encoding ABC transporter substrate-binding protein; the protein is MSNFKKVSALLIAIMMIISLAACSGSNNGANKGTKNEGGKNEGKGSTNQATDNKGADTSKFVKISHVVLGDKPTNGQFEKVLAEVNKIMKEKINAELEWKWVEWADWQTKYNLLLASGEPIDLINIGTDWLDTWGNAQRGAFMNLNDLLPEYAPQTWNSIPEEDWAESRYNGDIVLIPENDYTQWVNHGFFYRGDWAKEAGITAPIQDWEGIGKYLQYVKDNKEGVVPWDAVASTSIWGGYASSYTDELELPISTGYLPVYTTKSFDEKFTVVSPIFEDTFLRFANQMKEWADKGYWREDVLNNKNDNRASLRAGLSGMDQHHTQTFGGLRVQMDKDQPGSELQMFPFARTGGNNLTELSITHGGTSVGAHSKNPERALMAYDLIRNDKQIYQLISYGLEGVQYEIKDGKRVQPAGYDEVKDSFSANFWGGRVDKFEIPSITTWDQLEETLYAEYDKIKKPYPYGQFVFDKTPVEAELTAITQVTGELGPAITYGKVSDPAKAVEQFRSKLKTAGYDKVLAELQRQMDAYKKLIEG
- a CDS encoding sugar phosphate isomerase/epimerase, with translation MNLSTIAVQLYTLRDFCKTEADLEQTLLKVKEIGYEAVQVSGIGPIAPERVKELADAAGLRICATHVGFDSLLNDFEQNVEKHKLWNCSYVGIGGLPEEYRSSGEGYAEFAKKASEVGKRLKEHDLQFIYHNHQFEFQKYDGKTGMDILREESDPSAFGFELDTYWVHVGGVNPVEAIHQVKGRMGVVHLKDLEIIDHQQVFAEIGEGNLNFKVIIEACRETGVEWYVVEQDVCRRDPFESLAISLRNLKQYI
- a CDS encoding SGNH/GDSL hydrolase family protein, translating into MTIIDKNSIVLFQGDSITDAGRNRDDGANLGSGYANLVTALFTSKYPQKQTTFLNRGISGDRVVDLERRWEQDCLDLKPTWLSIYVGINDTWRRYDSNNPLSTEEYYTTYRRLLHQAKEQLNANLILVEPFVLPVNDSQKQWREDLDPKIQALRELAGEFRTLYVPLDGLFAQAAAQTGSAYWAPDGVHPSPAGAALIAEAWLQAVKA